The proteins below come from a single Agromyces flavus genomic window:
- a CDS encoding SufE family protein — translation MDATTLPAALAETREDFLALGVKDRLTLLLDFSNELPELPERYRDHPDLLERVEECQSPVYIFVELDDAGRVHMHATAPAEAPTTRGFASILAQGLDGLTPDEVMAIPSDYPQSLGLNEAVSPLRVRGMSGMLARAKRQLSARLAA, via the coding sequence ATGGATGCCACGACCCTGCCCGCCGCACTCGCCGAGACGCGCGAGGACTTCCTCGCCCTCGGCGTGAAGGACCGCCTCACCCTGCTGCTCGACTTCTCGAACGAGCTCCCCGAGCTGCCCGAGCGGTACCGCGATCACCCTGACCTGCTCGAGCGCGTCGAGGAATGCCAATCGCCGGTGTACATCTTCGTCGAGCTGGATGACGCGGGGCGCGTGCACATGCATGCGACGGCTCCCGCCGAAGCGCCGACCACGCGCGGGTTCGCCTCGATCCTGGCGCAGGGACTCGACGGGCTCACGCCCGACGAGGTGATGGCGATCCCGTCCGATTACCCGCAGTCGCTGGGGCTGAACGAGGCGGTCTCGCCGCTCCGCGTGCGCGGCATGTCGGGCATGCTGGCGCGGGCCAAGCGTCAACTGTCGGCGCGACTGGCCGCCTGA
- a CDS encoding sulfurtransferase, whose amino-acid sequence MPVDFDPAAKLAEYAHPERLVTTEWLAERLGRPGLVVVESDEDVLLYETGHIPGAAKVDWHTELNDPVVRDYLNGEQFAALVGSKGIARDSTVVIYGDKNNWWAAYALWVFTLFGHADVRLLDGGRDKWIAEGRPLTTEPATVVPVEYPVVERDDSTVRAFKEDVLAHLGKPLIDVRSPEEYSGERTSAPAYPEEGALRAGHIPTAASVPWARAAADDGTFRSRAELEAIYRDEVGLQDDDEIIAYCRIGERSSHTWFVLEHLLGYDHVRNYDGSWTEWGSAVRVPIVTGTARGELPAR is encoded by the coding sequence ATGCCCGTCGATTTCGACCCCGCCGCCAAGCTGGCCGAGTACGCGCACCCCGAGCGCCTCGTCACCACCGAATGGCTCGCCGAGCGGCTCGGCCGGCCGGGCCTCGTCGTCGTCGAGTCCGACGAGGACGTCCTGCTCTACGAGACCGGGCATATCCCGGGCGCAGCCAAGGTCGACTGGCACACCGAGCTCAACGACCCGGTCGTGCGCGACTACCTGAACGGCGAGCAGTTCGCGGCGCTCGTCGGCTCCAAGGGCATCGCGCGCGACTCGACCGTCGTCATCTACGGCGACAAGAACAACTGGTGGGCGGCGTACGCACTCTGGGTCTTCACGCTGTTCGGGCACGCGGACGTGCGCCTGCTCGACGGCGGCCGCGACAAGTGGATCGCCGAGGGGCGGCCGCTCACAACCGAGCCGGCCACGGTCGTCCCCGTCGAGTACCCCGTCGTCGAGCGCGACGACTCCACCGTGCGTGCCTTCAAGGAGGACGTGCTCGCCCACCTCGGCAAGCCCCTCATCGACGTGCGCTCCCCCGAGGAGTACTCGGGCGAGCGCACGAGCGCCCCCGCCTATCCCGAGGAGGGTGCACTTCGGGCGGGCCACATCCCGACCGCGGCATCCGTGCCCTGGGCTCGCGCCGCCGCCGACGACGGCACGTTCCGCTCGCGCGCCGAGCTCGAGGCGATCTACCGCGACGAGGTGGGGCTGCAGGACGACGACGAGATCATCGCCTACTGCCGCATCGGCGAGCGCTCGAGCCACACCTGGTTCGTGCTCGAGCACCTCCTCGGCTACGACCACGTGCGCAACTACGACGGCTCGTGGACCGAGTGGGGCAGCGCCGTACGCGTCCCGATCGTGACGGGCACCGCACGCGGCGAGCTGCCCGCCCGCTGA
- the zapE gene encoding cell division protein ZapE: MTTAATSAPERLVDRNPTITGAEIASELVPPPQFEHASFESYRPDPDFPSQQAALDRLKEFAGAWRAAQRPGGFFSRKRPARIELPGVYLDGGFGVGKTHLLAALWHVAHGPKYFGTFIEYTALVGALGYAPAVELLRGARLVCIDEFELDDPGDTMLMTRFLGELMAGGTRVAATSNTPPNALGEGRFAAADFLREIHALSSNFETLRIDGLDYRRRDTEGHSETQGDDASVQHAASALAGRGHRVSLDTFDALIAHLATVHPSKYIKLIDGLEIIALTGVHELTDQNAALRLVAFIDRVYDAEVPIIASGVPLDGVFGGDMLSGGYRKKYLRSMSRMIALTTGELPPHD, translated from the coding sequence ATGACCACTGCAGCGACATCCGCCCCCGAGCGCCTCGTCGACCGGAACCCCACCATCACCGGTGCGGAGATCGCCTCCGAACTGGTGCCGCCGCCCCAGTTCGAGCACGCCTCCTTCGAGTCGTACCGGCCCGACCCCGACTTCCCGTCGCAGCAGGCCGCGCTCGACCGGCTCAAGGAGTTCGCCGGAGCATGGCGCGCGGCGCAGCGCCCCGGCGGGTTCTTCTCGCGCAAGCGGCCTGCGCGCATCGAGCTGCCCGGCGTCTACCTCGACGGCGGCTTCGGCGTCGGCAAGACGCACCTGCTCGCGGCGCTGTGGCACGTCGCCCACGGACCCAAGTACTTCGGCACGTTCATCGAATACACGGCCCTCGTCGGCGCGCTCGGCTATGCGCCGGCCGTCGAGCTGCTGCGCGGCGCGCGCCTGGTCTGCATCGACGAGTTCGAGCTCGACGACCCAGGCGACACCATGCTCATGACGCGCTTCCTGGGCGAGCTCATGGCCGGTGGCACGCGCGTCGCCGCGACATCGAACACGCCGCCGAACGCGCTCGGCGAAGGGCGCTTCGCAGCCGCCGACTTCCTCCGCGAGATCCATGCACTCTCGTCGAACTTCGAGACGCTGCGGATCGACGGCCTCGACTACCGTCGCCGCGACACCGAGGGGCACAGCGAGACGCAGGGCGACGACGCGAGCGTGCAGCACGCGGCGTCCGCCCTCGCCGGCCGGGGCCATCGGGTCTCGCTCGACACGTTCGACGCGCTCATCGCACACCTGGCGACCGTGCACCCGTCGAAGTACATCAAGCTCATCGACGGGCTCGAGATCATCGCGCTCACCGGGGTCCACGAGCTGACCGACCAGAACGCCGCGCTGCGGCTCGTCGCGTTCATCGACCGCGTCTACGACGCCGAGGTGCCGATCATCGCGAGCGGCGTCCCGCTCGACGGGGTCTTCGGCGGTGACATGCTCTCGGGCGGATACCGCAAGAAGTACCTGCGCTCGATGTCGCGCATGATCGCCCTCACGACCGGCGAGCTCCCGCCGCACGACTGA
- a CDS encoding ammonium transporter, with translation MDQGNTAFLLIAAALVLLMTPGLAFFYGGLVKAKSVISMMMLSFGALGLIGVLWVLYGYAIAFPGSEGLVPPWSIDWSAIGLTSLLETPEGAAYPPLAFVAFQATFAILTVALVSGAIADRAKFGAWMIFAAIWATVVYFPVASWVFNFGLADDGSFAYGGWTTYGMQEFFGLGVIDFAGGTAVHINAGAAALALALVLGKRVGFSKGAHVPHNPPFVLLGAGLLWFGWFGFNAGSELAADGVAALAFVNTIAAPAAALLAWLVVEKIRDGKPTSVGAASGAVAGLVAITPACAALDPVWAILLGVIAGAVCALAIDLKFKWGFDDSLDVVGIHLVGGLIGTLYIGFFANGTGLFMGGDGTQLLVQAIAALAVLLYSFTLAYVIGFIIQKTIGFRVKNEDEVAGIDTVVHGEKGYELETV, from the coding sequence ATGGATCAAGGCAACACCGCGTTCCTGCTGATCGCGGCAGCCCTCGTCCTGCTGATGACCCCCGGACTCGCGTTCTTCTACGGCGGCCTCGTCAAGGCCAAGAGCGTGATCAGCATGATGATGCTCAGCTTCGGCGCGCTCGGCCTGATCGGCGTGCTGTGGGTCCTCTACGGATACGCCATCGCGTTCCCCGGCTCCGAGGGCCTGGTCCCGCCGTGGTCCATCGACTGGTCGGCCATCGGCCTCACCAGCCTGCTGGAGACACCTGAGGGTGCCGCCTACCCGCCGCTGGCCTTCGTGGCTTTCCAGGCGACCTTCGCGATCCTCACGGTCGCGCTCGTCTCGGGCGCCATCGCCGACCGCGCCAAGTTCGGCGCGTGGATGATCTTCGCCGCCATCTGGGCGACCGTGGTCTACTTCCCGGTCGCGAGCTGGGTCTTCAACTTCGGCCTCGCCGACGACGGATCGTTCGCGTACGGCGGCTGGACGACGTACGGCATGCAGGAGTTCTTCGGGCTCGGCGTGATCGACTTCGCGGGCGGTACCGCGGTCCACATCAACGCCGGTGCGGCCGCGCTCGCGCTCGCCCTGGTGCTCGGAAAGCGCGTCGGCTTCTCGAAGGGCGCGCACGTGCCCCACAACCCGCCGTTCGTGCTCCTCGGCGCCGGGCTTCTGTGGTTCGGATGGTTCGGCTTCAACGCCGGTTCGGAGCTCGCCGCCGACGGCGTGGCCGCGCTCGCGTTCGTGAACACGATCGCCGCTCCCGCCGCGGCGCTGCTCGCCTGGCTCGTGGTCGAGAAGATCCGCGATGGCAAGCCGACCTCCGTCGGCGCCGCCTCGGGCGCCGTCGCCGGCCTCGTCGCGATCACCCCGGCCTGCGCCGCGCTCGACCCGGTCTGGGCCATCCTGCTCGGCGTCATCGCGGGTGCCGTCTGCGCCCTCGCGATCGACCTGAAGTTCAAGTGGGGCTTCGACGACTCGCTCGACGTGGTGGGCATCCATCTCGTCGGCGGCCTGATCGGCACGCTCTACATCGGCTTCTTCGCCAACGGCACCGGCCTCTTCATGGGCGGCGACGGCACGCAGCTGCTCGTCCAGGCCATCGCGGCCCTCGCCGTCCTGCTCTACTCGTTCACGCTCGCCTACGTCATCGGCTTCATCATCCAGAAGACGATCGGCTTCCGCGTGAAGAACGAGGACGAGGTCGCCGGCATCGACACGGTCGTGCACGGTGAGAAGGGCTACGAGCTCGAGACCGTCTGA
- a CDS encoding type II toxin-antitoxin system PemK/MazF family toxin — protein sequence MPDTRRFLTALGRVIRSLTGSGRGRLPDVAPRPRAEGDESWPGRTGPSATVELDPARIGRVRFSYTPDRDGEPDPGEVVWTWVPYEEHDGRGKDRPVVVVAAGAPGEFLAVQLTSTPRDHDRNALALGAGPWDPQGRPSWARLDRVFRVHAGGMRREAASLDRDRYGRLVAALEERYGWGARR from the coding sequence GTGCCAGACACCCGCCGCTTCCTCACCGCCCTCGGGCGCGTCATCCGTTCGCTCACCGGCTCGGGGCGGGGTCGGTTGCCGGATGTCGCGCCGCGGCCGCGCGCGGAGGGCGACGAGTCCTGGCCCGGTCGAACGGGTCCATCGGCGACGGTCGAGCTCGACCCCGCTCGGATCGGACGCGTGCGCTTCTCGTACACGCCCGATCGAGACGGCGAGCCCGACCCCGGCGAGGTCGTGTGGACGTGGGTGCCCTACGAGGAGCACGACGGTCGCGGCAAGGACCGGCCCGTGGTGGTCGTCGCCGCGGGCGCGCCGGGGGAGTTCCTGGCCGTGCAGCTCACGAGCACGCCGCGCGACCATGATCGCAACGCGCTCGCGCTCGGCGCCGGGCCGTGGGATCCGCAGGGGCGGCCGAGTTGGGCCCGGCTGGATCGCGTGTTCCGGGTCCACGCCGGCGGGATGCGCCGTGAGGCGGCCTCGCTCGACCGCGATCGGTACGGACGGCTCGTCGCCGCGCTCGAGGAGCGCTACGGCTGGGGCGCACGGCGCTAG
- a CDS encoding glycosyltransferase: MRILLWHVHGGWTDAFVRGPHEYLVPVDDRRGPWGLGRDDRDWPAAREVPFAALRDEEVDLVVLQRTEELVLAEALLGRKPGAEVPAVFVEHNTPQPHAATTRHPLADRDDLLVVHVTHFNELMWDVGRTRSTVVEHGVPDPGHRYVGDLERLAVVVNEPVRRGRITGTDLLPRFTAAGGIDVFGIDADRVPAALDIDPQRVRPSGNLSTSELHAAMARRRLYLHPVRWTSLGLSLIEAMHLGMPVVALQTTEAARAIPPGAGFVSANVGELVAAARWLLEDHDEAIRLGAAGREAALERYRLSRFLTDWDAVIADEVERARGRGRVVALKGAGAGSRPLGRVG, translated from the coding sequence GTGAGGATCCTGCTCTGGCACGTGCACGGCGGCTGGACCGACGCGTTCGTCCGCGGTCCGCACGAGTACCTCGTGCCCGTCGACGACCGGCGCGGGCCTTGGGGGCTCGGGCGAGACGACCGCGACTGGCCCGCCGCTCGCGAGGTGCCGTTCGCCGCACTGCGCGACGAGGAGGTCGACCTCGTCGTGCTGCAGCGGACCGAGGAGCTCGTGCTCGCGGAGGCCCTGCTCGGTCGCAAGCCGGGGGCGGAGGTGCCGGCGGTCTTCGTCGAGCACAACACGCCGCAGCCGCACGCCGCGACCACGCGGCATCCGCTCGCCGACCGCGATGACCTGCTCGTCGTGCACGTCACCCACTTCAACGAGCTCATGTGGGACGTCGGCCGCACCAGATCGACGGTGGTCGAGCATGGCGTGCCGGACCCCGGGCACCGGTACGTCGGCGACCTGGAGCGGCTGGCCGTCGTCGTGAACGAGCCCGTCCGCCGCGGCCGGATCACGGGGACCGACCTGCTCCCCCGGTTCACGGCGGCCGGCGGGATCGATGTCTTCGGCATCGACGCCGACCGGGTCCCGGCGGCGCTCGACATCGATCCGCAACGCGTGCGGCCGAGCGGGAACCTCTCGACGTCCGAGCTGCACGCCGCGATGGCGCGACGGCGCCTCTACCTGCACCCTGTGCGGTGGACGTCCCTCGGGCTCTCGCTGATCGAGGCCATGCACCTCGGGATGCCGGTCGTCGCGCTGCAGACGACCGAGGCCGCACGTGCGATCCCGCCCGGGGCCGGCTTCGTCTCGGCGAACGTCGGCGAGCTGGTCGCGGCAGCACGTTGGCTGCTCGAGGACCATGACGAGGCGATCCGGCTCGGCGCCGCAGGGCGCGAGGCGGCCCTTGAGCGGTACCGTCTGTCGCGGTTCCTGACCGACTGGGACGCCGTCATCGCCGACGAGGTCGAACGAGCGCGCGGGCGCGGGCGCGTCGTCGCGCTCAAGGGAGCCGGGGCGGGAAGCCGGCCTCTCGGGCGGGTCGGATGA
- the thrS gene encoding threonine--tRNA ligase, whose protein sequence is MRVNGELKDLATTVTDTDVVEPVAIDSPDGLAILRHSTAHVLAQAVQKVNPDAKLGIGPPVTDGFYYDFDVAEPFTPDDLKALDKEMARIVRSGQRFVRRVVSDDEARAELADEPYKLELIGLKGHATGTEQFEESESVEVGGSELTIYDNVDPKTGEVAWKDLCRGPHLPSTRMIGNGWALMRVAAAYWRGSEKNPQLQRIYGTAWPTKDELREYQHRLEEAARRDHRKLGAELDLFSFPEEIGSGLPVFHPKGGVIKREMEDYVRRRHIEEGFQYVSTPHITKSHVFELSGHLPYYKDTMFPPMELENSEYYLKAMNCPMQNLIYRSRGRSYRDLPLRFFEFGTVYRYEKSGVVQGLTRVRGLTQDDSHSYVTPEQAPAEIEHLLNFVLGLLRDFGLEDFYLELSTRDDASDKFKGSDEQWEIATNVLREVAERSGLELVPDPGGAAFYGPKISVQARDAIGRTWQMSTIQYDFNQPEGFGLQYTAADGTHQQPVMIHSAKFGSIERFFGVLTEHYAGAFPVWLAPVQVVGIPVADEYAPYLGGILTQLAGAGVRTELDTSDDRMQKKIRTHTTQKVPIQLIAGENDRTGETVSFRFRDGTQENGVSIAEAERRILDAVADRRQVTTRDDLFA, encoded by the coding sequence ATGCGCGTCAACGGCGAGCTGAAGGACCTCGCCACGACGGTGACGGACACCGATGTCGTCGAGCCGGTCGCCATCGATTCGCCCGACGGTCTCGCCATCCTGCGGCACTCCACCGCGCACGTGCTGGCGCAGGCCGTGCAGAAGGTCAATCCCGACGCCAAGCTCGGCATCGGGCCTCCCGTGACCGACGGCTTCTACTACGACTTCGACGTCGCCGAGCCGTTCACGCCCGACGACCTCAAGGCACTCGACAAGGAGATGGCGCGCATCGTCCGCTCCGGGCAGCGGTTCGTGCGCCGCGTCGTGAGCGACGACGAGGCTCGTGCCGAACTGGCCGACGAGCCGTACAAGCTCGAGCTCATCGGCCTGAAGGGTCACGCCACCGGCACCGAGCAGTTCGAGGAGAGCGAGTCGGTCGAGGTCGGCGGTTCCGAGCTGACGATCTACGACAACGTCGACCCGAAGACCGGCGAGGTCGCCTGGAAGGACCTCTGTCGCGGGCCGCACCTGCCGAGCACGCGCATGATCGGCAACGGCTGGGCGCTCATGCGGGTCGCCGCGGCGTACTGGCGCGGTTCCGAGAAGAACCCGCAGCTGCAGCGCATCTACGGGACCGCGTGGCCCACCAAGGACGAGCTCCGCGAGTACCAGCACCGGCTCGAGGAGGCGGCGCGACGCGACCACCGCAAGCTCGGCGCCGAGCTCGACCTGTTCAGCTTCCCCGAGGAGATCGGGTCGGGCTTGCCCGTCTTCCACCCGAAGGGCGGCGTGATCAAGCGCGAGATGGAGGACTACGTCCGCCGGCGCCACATCGAGGAGGGCTTCCAATACGTCTCGACCCCGCACATCACGAAGTCGCACGTCTTCGAGCTGTCGGGTCACCTGCCGTACTACAAGGACACGATGTTCCCGCCCATGGAGCTCGAGAACAGCGAGTACTACCTCAAGGCGATGAACTGCCCGATGCAGAACCTCATCTACCGCTCGCGCGGCCGGTCCTACCGCGACCTCCCGCTGCGGTTCTTCGAGTTCGGCACCGTCTACCGGTACGAGAAGTCGGGCGTCGTGCAGGGGCTCACGCGCGTGCGCGGACTCACCCAGGACGACTCGCACAGCTACGTCACGCCCGAGCAGGCGCCCGCCGAGATCGAGCACCTGCTGAACTTCGTGCTGGGCCTCCTGCGCGACTTCGGCCTCGAGGACTTCTACCTCGAGCTCTCGACGCGCGACGACGCCTCCGACAAGTTCAAGGGCTCCGACGAGCAGTGGGAGATCGCGACGAACGTGCTGCGCGAGGTCGCCGAACGCTCGGGCCTCGAGCTCGTGCCCGACCCGGGCGGGGCCGCGTTCTACGGACCCAAGATCTCGGTGCAGGCCCGCGACGCGATCGGCCGCACCTGGCAGATGTCGACGATCCAGTACGACTTCAACCAGCCCGAGGGCTTCGGGCTGCAGTACACCGCAGCGGATGGCACGCACCAGCAGCCGGTCATGATCCATTCGGCGAAGTTCGGCTCGATCGAGCGGTTCTTCGGCGTGCTCACCGAGCACTACGCCGGCGCGTTCCCGGTGTGGCTCGCTCCCGTGCAGGTCGTCGGGATCCCGGTGGCCGACGAGTACGCGCCGTACCTCGGCGGCATCCTGACCCAGCTCGCGGGTGCGGGCGTGCGCACCGAGCTCGACACGAGCGACGACCGCATGCAGAAGAAGATCCGCACGCACACCACCCAGAAGGTGCCGATCCAGCTCATCGCGGGCGAGAACGACCGCACCGGCGAGACCGTGAGCTTCCGGTTCCGCGACGGCACGCAGGAGAACGGCGTGTCGATCGCCGAGGCCGAGCGGCGCATCCTCGACGCCGTCGCCGACCGTCGCCAGGTGACGACGAGGGACGACCTGTTCGCATGA
- a CDS encoding HIT family protein — translation MTSYDHGEFDGVPTDASSDLAGVPDAFQRLWTPHRLVYIQQGEQPDEHTCPFCRAPKLSDEQSLIVARGEHAFVLLNLFPYNSGHLLVCPYRHIATYDQANADEVAEIGELTQIAMRTVKQVSRCDGFNLGMNQGRIAGAGIAEHLHQHIVPRWALDANFFPIVAGTKAIPRLLGEVRQEIADAWPS, via the coding sequence ATGACCTCCTACGACCACGGCGAGTTCGACGGCGTCCCGACGGATGCCTCGTCGGACCTGGCCGGGGTTCCCGACGCGTTCCAGCGGCTCTGGACCCCGCATCGGCTCGTGTACATCCAGCAGGGCGAGCAGCCCGACGAGCACACGTGCCCGTTCTGCCGGGCGCCGAAGCTCTCCGACGAGCAGTCGCTCATCGTGGCCCGCGGGGAGCACGCGTTCGTGCTGCTCAACCTGTTCCCGTACAACAGCGGACACCTGCTCGTCTGCCCGTACCGGCACATCGCGACCTACGACCAGGCGAACGCCGATGAGGTCGCCGAGATCGGCGAGCTCACGCAGATCGCGATGCGCACCGTCAAGCAGGTGTCGAGGTGCGACGGCTTCAACCTCGGCATGAACCAGGGCCGTATCGCCGGAGCCGGCATCGCCGAGCACCTGCACCAGCACATCGTGCCGCGATGGGCGCTCGACGCGAACTTCTTCCCGATCGTGGCCGGCACCAAGGCGATCCCGCGCCTGCTCGGCGAGGTGCGGCAGGAGATCGCCGACGCCTGGCCGAGCTGA
- the pdxY gene encoding pyridoxal kinase PdxY: protein MKVLSIQSAVAYGHVGNSAAVFPLQRIGVEVMPVYTVNFSNHTGYGAWRGPLIDPVDVREVINGIEDRGAFPKIDVVLSGYQGSEGIADVILDAVGRIKAANPEAVYSCDPVMGNAKSGCFVAPAIPVLLRDRVVPAADLITPNQFELGYLTGTEPDTLETTLESVDLARATGPRTVLVTSVERPDREEGTIEMLAVDDRGAWIVQTPLLPMKANGSGDVTAALFTAHYRRTGDAADALARTASSVFDLLANTHESGERELQLVESQESYAHPVMQFEVRRVG from the coding sequence GTGAAGGTCCTCTCGATCCAGTCCGCAGTCGCCTACGGCCACGTCGGCAACTCCGCGGCCGTCTTCCCGCTCCAGCGCATCGGCGTCGAGGTCATGCCGGTCTACACGGTCAACTTCTCGAACCACACCGGCTACGGGGCGTGGCGCGGGCCGCTCATCGACCCCGTCGACGTGCGCGAGGTCATCAACGGCATCGAGGACCGCGGCGCGTTCCCGAAGATCGACGTCGTCCTCTCGGGCTACCAGGGATCCGAGGGCATCGCCGACGTCATCCTCGACGCGGTCGGGCGCATCAAGGCAGCGAACCCCGAGGCCGTCTACTCGTGCGACCCGGTCATGGGCAATGCGAAGAGCGGATGCTTCGTGGCGCCCGCCATCCCGGTGCTGCTGCGCGATCGCGTGGTGCCCGCCGCCGACCTGATCACGCCGAACCAGTTCGAGCTCGGCTACCTCACCGGGACCGAACCCGACACACTCGAGACGACGCTCGAATCGGTCGACCTCGCGCGCGCGACGGGCCCGCGCACCGTGCTCGTCACGAGCGTCGAGCGGCCCGACCGCGAGGAGGGCACGATCGAGATGCTCGCGGTCGACGACCGGGGCGCGTGGATCGTGCAGACCCCGCTGCTGCCGATGAAGGCCAACGGGTCGGGGGACGTCACGGCCGCGCTCTTCACCGCGCACTACCGCCGCACGGGCGACGCGGCCGACGCGCTCGCACGCACCGCGTCGAGCGTGTTCGACCTGCTCGCGAACACCCACGAATCGGGTGAGCGCGAGCTGCAGCTCGTCGAGTCGCAGGAGTCCTACGCCCACCCGGTCATGCAGTTCGAGGTTCGCCGGGTCGGCTGA
- a CDS encoding aminotransferase class I/II-fold pyridoxal phosphate-dependent enzyme: MTLEITGRSAADIAASVRALIERGALSPGDPLPPVRNLADDLGVNRNTAVAAYRQLTQAGMVVTRGRGGTRVAGRSPVAQEGFAADSVLRDVATGNPDPDLIPDPSRALTGMAGRPVLYGEPVIDPDLERWADAWMRADLAPSDLRLTITSGAADAVERLLAQALVRDDAVALEDPCFLTSIHTVRVGGYRPVPVPVDDEGMTVEGLRAALDQGVRAVVCTPRAQNPTGASLSERRAEQLRELLRAHPYVLVIEDDHFSMLSRRPFRSLIGPDHRRWALVRSVSKFLGPDMCLAVTASDPDTAERLAMRLTPGTTWVSHLLQRLTLALVTDPSVVSAIGEAGAHYAARNDAFAARLTGLGLPAAAGDGLNLWIALPVPARDVSEHLMRRGWLARAGDEFALGDASASRRLRLTVHDLGEADADRLATDIVGAVRAAGGRLIPTGME, encoded by the coding sequence ATGACCCTCGAGATCACCGGCCGGTCGGCCGCCGACATCGCCGCCAGCGTCCGCGCGCTCATCGAACGCGGTGCGCTGTCACCCGGCGACCCGCTGCCGCCGGTGCGCAATCTCGCCGACGACCTCGGAGTGAACCGGAACACCGCGGTGGCGGCGTACCGGCAGCTCACGCAGGCGGGCATGGTCGTCACGCGCGGCCGCGGCGGCACCCGCGTGGCCGGCCGCTCCCCCGTCGCCCAGGAGGGCTTCGCCGCCGACAGCGTCCTCCGCGACGTCGCGACCGGAAACCCCGACCCGGACCTGATCCCCGACCCCTCTCGCGCCCTCACGGGCATGGCGGGCCGGCCGGTGCTCTACGGCGAGCCGGTGATCGACCCCGACCTCGAGCGCTGGGCCGACGCCTGGATGCGCGCCGACCTCGCGCCGTCCGACCTGCGACTCACGATCACGAGCGGCGCGGCCGACGCGGTCGAGCGCCTCCTCGCCCAGGCCCTCGTCCGCGACGACGCGGTCGCGCTCGAGGATCCGTGCTTCCTCACCAGCATCCACACGGTCCGCGTCGGCGGCTATCGCCCGGTCCCGGTCCCGGTCGACGACGAGGGCATGACCGTCGAGGGGCTTCGTGCGGCGCTCGACCAAGGCGTCCGCGCGGTGGTGTGCACGCCGAGGGCGCAGAATCCCACGGGCGCGAGCCTCTCCGAGCGACGCGCCGAGCAGCTGCGCGAGTTGCTCCGCGCCCACCCGTACGTCCTCGTCATCGAGGACGACCACTTCTCGATGCTCTCGCGCCGCCCCTTCCGCTCGCTCATCGGGCCCGACCACCGTCGCTGGGCGCTCGTCCGCTCGGTGTCGAAGTTCCTCGGTCCCGACATGTGCCTCGCGGTCACGGCCTCCGACCCCGACACCGCCGAACGGCTCGCCATGCGGCTCACGCCCGGCACGACCTGGGTGAGTCATCTCCTGCAGCGCCTCACGCTCGCGCTCGTGACCGACCCGTCGGTCGTGTCGGCCATCGGCGAGGCCGGTGCGCACTACGCCGCACGCAACGACGCGTTCGCCGCACGACTGACCGGGCTCGGCCTGCCCGCCGCAGCCGGCGATGGGCTGAACCTCTGGATCGCGCTCCCGGTGCCGGCGCGGGATGTGTCGGAGCACCTCATGCGGCGCGGCTGGCTCGCTCGAGCCGGCGACGAGTTCGCGCTCGGCGACGCCTCCGCATCGCGCCGGCTCCGGCTCACGGTGCACGACCTGGGCGAGGCCGACGCCGACCGCCTCGCGACGGACATCGTCGGCGCCGTTCGCGCTGCAGGCGGACGCCTCATCCCGACCGGGATGGAATGA